A single window of Polaribacter sp. SA4-10 DNA harbors:
- a CDS encoding class I SAM-dependent methyltransferase, whose protein sequence is MNRKKWTGERLETFILTRDAVDHLHRYAIAKTYVKNKKVLDIASGEGYGSNLLSEEAKYVFGVDIDTETIEKAKIKYKKSNLYFQQGSTSAIPLEDNSVDVVVSFETIEHHDEHNRMMIEIKRVLKPDGITIISTPDKYYYSDIRNFKNEFHKKELYKDEFKALISKNFSKMQLLNQKNVRGNSIVQNEKMDDEIKFYNGSYLKIFEENATPMYLISISSDNNFKLQHKSIFHESELTKISKEQLALNIKNSLTFRIGYIFMLPFRFFKKFFK, encoded by the coding sequence ATGAATAGAAAAAAGTGGACAGGAGAACGATTAGAGACATTTATTTTGACAAGAGATGCAGTTGATCATTTGCATAGATATGCAATTGCTAAAACATATGTAAAAAATAAAAAAGTTTTAGATATTGCAAGTGGAGAAGGTTATGGAAGTAACTTATTAAGTGAAGAAGCTAAGTATGTTTTTGGTGTTGATATTGATACAGAAACTATTGAAAAAGCAAAAATAAAATATAAAAAGAGTAATTTATATTTTCAGCAAGGATCTACAAGTGCGATTCCATTGGAGGACAATAGTGTAGATGTTGTTGTAAGTTTTGAAACAATAGAGCATCATGATGAGCATAATAGAATGATGATAGAAATAAAAAGAGTTTTAAAACCTGATGGCATCACAATTATTTCTACACCGGATAAATACTATTATTCAGATATTAGGAATTTTAAAAATGAATTTCATAAAAAAGAATTGTATAAAGATGAATTTAAGGCGCTTATCTCTAAAAATTTTTCAAAAATGCAATTATTAAACCAAAAAAATGTAAGAGGTAATTCTATTGTTCAAAATGAAAAAATGGATGATGAAATCAAGTTCTATAATGGTTCTTATTTGAAAATTTTTGAAGAAAATGCCACACCTATGTATTTAATATCTATTTCCTCTGATAATAATTTTAAATTACAACATAAATCTATTTTTCATGAATCTGAATTGACAAAAATAAGCAAAGAACAATTAGCATTAAATATTAAAAATAGCTTGACATTTAGAATTGGTTATATATTTATGCTACCATTTCGTTTTTTTAAAAAATTTTTCAAATAA
- a CDS encoding glycosyltransferase, producing the protein MLAIVIPFYKLTFFEETLKSLVEQRNQQFNVYIGNDASPENPETLLNKYSLKLNIIYKKFETNLGSSSLVKQWDRCIDLIEDEEWIMILGDDDYLEKTVVESWYKHFNLFQNKSNVIRFSTISKNEMKNTFTEPSKHPTWENGIDSYYRRYKKEIRSTLSEYIFSFEVYNKYGIYDYPLAWHSDDRMWIDFSKDKKIFSINESKVIVRTSLINISGKTDNITLKNKASILFYCYLIKEKIVSLKNNQKLELLMTYETLIKKNRKLTFSEWKLLFNLYINNKKLLPIIKFFRRFLISFYRQ; encoded by the coding sequence ATGTTGGCAATAGTAATACCATTTTATAAACTTACTTTTTTTGAAGAGACATTAAAGTCTTTAGTAGAACAAAGAAATCAACAATTTAATGTATACATAGGTAATGATGCTAGTCCAGAAAATCCAGAAACACTATTAAATAAATATTCATTAAAATTAAATATAATTTACAAGAAATTTGAGACAAATCTAGGAAGTAGCTCTCTTGTAAAACAGTGGGATAGATGTATTGATTTAATAGAAGATGAAGAATGGATAATGATTTTAGGAGATGATGATTATTTAGAAAAGACAGTAGTAGAGTCTTGGTATAAACATTTTAATTTATTTCAAAATAAATCTAACGTAATTCGTTTTTCGACTATATCAAAGAATGAAATGAAAAATACTTTCACAGAACCATCAAAACATCCAACTTGGGAAAATGGGATTGATTCATATTATAGAAGATATAAAAAAGAAATTAGAAGTACTTTATCTGAATATATTTTTTCTTTTGAAGTTTATAATAAGTATGGAATTTATGATTATCCATTAGCATGGCATAGCGATGATAGAATGTGGATTGATTTCTCGAAGGATAAAAAAATTTTCTCAATTAACGAATCAAAGGTGATCGTTCGTACTTCGCTTATAAATATTTCAGGTAAAACGGACAATATTACTTTAAAAAATAAAGCTTCAATTTTATTTTATTGCTACCTTATAAAAGAGAAAATAGTGTCATTAAAAAATAATCAAAAATTAGAATTATTGATGACCTATGAAACTTTAATAAAAAAAAACAGAAAGTTAACATTTTCTGAATGGAAATTGTTATTTAATTTATATATTAATAATAAGAAATTGTTACCCATAATTAAATTTTTTAGAAGATTTTTAATAAGTTTTTATCGCCAATGA
- a CDS encoding ABC transporter ATP-binding protein has protein sequence MEKEVILKVENLSKQYRLGTVGTGTISHDFNRFLARIRGKEDPYLKIGESNDRGAKGESEYVWALKDINFEVKRGEVLGIIGKNGAGKSTLLKILSKVTGPTTGSIKSKGRIASLLEVGTGFHPEMTGKENIFLNGAILGMSKKEISSKLDEIVEFSGCARYIDTPVKRYSSGMKVRLAFAVAAHLEPDILIVDEVLAVGDAEFQKKAIGKMQDISSSDGRTVLFVSHNMAAVKSLCSRGVILENGETKFEGVIDEVINEYLKNHNQFANQKWDVVDGPKTDFLKLREAKVLNIDNKISLNHMITNDIQIEFSYQILKENELFVCGFNLFNGHNIHILSSHDKNSKTRKEPLKKGIYKKTIVIPGNFLAEGSYTCSFAIMRYNPFHVEFHKMEILSFNVIDEINDNSARGNYSGGFPGLVRPLLKWK, from the coding sequence ATGGAAAAAGAAGTTATCTTAAAGGTTGAAAATTTGTCTAAACAATATCGTTTAGGAACTGTAGGTACAGGAACAATTAGTCACGATTTTAATCGTTTTTTAGCAAGAATTCGTGGGAAAGAAGATCCGTATTTAAAAATTGGAGAATCTAATGATAGAGGGGCTAAAGGAGAATCTGAATATGTTTGGGCTTTAAAAGATATAAATTTTGAGGTAAAAAGGGGAGAAGTTTTAGGGATTATTGGTAAAAATGGAGCAGGAAAATCAACACTTTTAAAAATTCTTTCTAAAGTTACAGGACCAACAACAGGTTCAATAAAATCTAAAGGTAGGATTGCTTCTTTATTAGAAGTTGGTACTGGTTTTCATCCAGAAATGACTGGGAAAGAGAATATCTTTTTAAATGGAGCTATTTTAGGAATGTCAAAAAAAGAAATTTCATCTAAATTAGATGAGATTGTTGAATTTTCTGGTTGTGCACGTTATATAGATACACCCGTTAAACGGTATTCTAGCGGAATGAAAGTTCGTTTGGCTTTTGCTGTTGCAGCTCATTTAGAACCAGATATCTTAATTGTAGATGAAGTTTTAGCTGTAGGTGATGCAGAATTTCAAAAGAAAGCAATTGGTAAAATGCAAGACATTTCTAGTTCAGATGGAAGAACTGTTCTTTTTGTTAGTCATAATATGGCTGCTGTTAAAAGTTTATGTTCACGAGGGGTTATTTTGGAAAACGGAGAAACTAAATTTGAAGGTGTTATTGATGAAGTTATTAATGAGTATTTAAAAAATCATAACCAATTTGCAAATCAAAAATGGGACGTTGTAGATGGTCCCAAAACTGACTTTTTAAAGCTAAGGGAAGCAAAAGTTTTGAATATAGATAATAAAATTTCATTAAACCATATGATAACAAACGACATTCAAATTGAATTTTCTTATCAAATTTTAAAGGAGAATGAATTATTTGTGTGCGGTTTTAATCTGTTTAATGGACACAATATACATATTCTTAGTTCTCATGATAAAAATTCTAAAACAAGAAAAGAGCCACTGAAAAAAGGCATTTATAAAAAAACAATTGTAATTCCAGGTAATTTTCTAGCTGAAGGTAGTTATACTTGTAGTTTTGCAATTATGAGATACAATCCATTTCATGTAGAGTTTCATAAAATGGAAATACTTAGTTTTAATGTGATTGACGAAATAAATGACAACTCAGCAAGAGGTAACTATTCAGGTGGTTTCCCAGGTTTAGTTAGACCTCTGCTAAAATGGAAATAA
- a CDS encoding ABC transporter permease, with the protein MNKEKWLFEITPKNNLFDLNLKEVWQYKDLLFLFVKRDVVTLYKQTILGPLWYLIQPLFTSVIFTLVFNIIAGISTGSVPPFLFNLAGITIWNYFKECLIATSDTFKKNEAIFGKVYFPRVIMPMSIVVSNLLKFGIQIFIFICFYIYYYFNGFNVLPNKYILVFPLLIIAMGMIGLGLGMIISSMVTKYRDLTFLVSFGVQLLMYLSAVMYPLDLMREKLINLEEGTDYSWVVDINPIAHLIEFSRFILLNDGNYSTFGIFYTSIFTIIVFFLGLLIFNKTEKTFIDTI; encoded by the coding sequence ATGAACAAAGAAAAGTGGCTTTTTGAAATCACGCCTAAGAATAATTTATTCGATTTAAACTTAAAAGAAGTTTGGCAATATAAAGATTTGTTGTTTTTATTTGTAAAAAGGGATGTAGTTACATTGTACAAGCAAACAATTTTAGGTCCTTTGTGGTATTTAATTCAGCCTTTATTCACTTCCGTAATATTCACATTAGTTTTCAATATTATTGCAGGAATATCAACAGGTTCAGTGCCTCCTTTTCTATTCAATTTAGCAGGTATTACTATTTGGAATTATTTTAAGGAATGTTTAATAGCAACATCAGACACTTTTAAAAAGAATGAAGCAATTTTTGGTAAAGTATATTTTCCAAGAGTAATAATGCCAATGTCTATAGTAGTTTCTAATTTATTAAAATTTGGTATTCAGATATTTATATTTATCTGTTTTTATATTTATTATTATTTTAATGGATTTAATGTATTGCCTAATAAATATATTTTGGTTTTTCCTTTATTAATTATTGCAATGGGAATGATTGGGTTAGGTTTAGGGATGATAATTTCATCTATGGTTACTAAATATAGAGATTTAACTTTTCTAGTATCTTTTGGAGTCCAATTATTGATGTATTTGTCAGCAGTAATGTATCCTTTAGATTTAATGAGAGAAAAGCTAATTAATTTAGAAGAAGGAACAGATTATTCTTGGGTTGTTGATATAAACCCAATAGCTCACTTAATAGAATTTAGTAGATTTATACTTTTAAATGATGGTAATTATTCAACTTTTGGAATATTTTATACATCTATATTTACAATTATAGTTTTCTTTTTAGGGTTATTGATTTTTAATAAAACTGAAAAAACCTTTATAGACACAATTTAG
- a CDS encoding glycosyltransferase family 2 protein, with product MNSLVSIIIPTYNRGHLISETLDCVLKQTYKNWECIIIDDFSTDNTSKIVLEYCKIDSRFKLIKKKKGDKKGASSARNIGILKSKGSFIKFLDSDDIIDKNNVKAQYEDLNKEYSYACSICKWAVFSESIHNSDIKKNMTYYKDFTSGLRLLENLGESNSFIPLMCVMINRNLIDIAGMWNESLTLNDDGEFFTRIFLKSNKIKFTRNTLTYYRKTGNSLSSYNYNKLPSLLLSWKLIENHMNYMYKDQFNIYVRNAKRRIFLQIKKEYTWFVVKNFSFFKEAIIYRIVRKLKSNK from the coding sequence ATGAATAGCTTAGTTTCTATAATTATACCAACATACAATAGAGGTCATTTGATTAGTGAAACTCTAGATTGTGTATTAAAACAAACATATAAAAATTGGGAGTGTATAATTATTGATGATTTTTCAACAGATAATACTTCTAAAATAGTTTTAGAATATTGTAAAATAGACTCAAGATTTAAATTAATAAAAAAAAAAAAAGGTGATAAAAAAGGAGCTAGTTCAGCTAGAAATATAGGAATTTTAAAATCTAAAGGTAGCTTTATTAAGTTTTTAGATTCTGACGATATTATTGATAAAAATAATGTAAAAGCTCAATATGAAGATTTAAATAAAGAGTATTCCTACGCATGTAGTATTTGTAAATGGGCAGTATTCTCTGAATCTATACATAACTCCGATATTAAAAAAAATATGACTTACTATAAAGACTTTACTTCTGGTTTGCGACTACTAGAAAATTTAGGTGAAAGTAATTCTTTTATACCGCTAATGTGTGTAATGATAAATAGAAATTTAATTGATATTGCAGGAATGTGGAATGAGTCATTAACGTTGAATGATGATGGCGAATTTTTTACCAGGATTTTTTTGAAATCTAATAAAATAAAATTTACTAGAAATACTTTAACTTATTATAGGAAAACTGGAAATAGTTTAAGTTCATATAATTATAATAAATTACCAAGCCTTTTATTAAGTTGGAAATTAATAGAAAATCATATGAATTATATGTATAAAGATCAATTTAATATTTATGTAAGAAATGCTAAAAGAAGGATTTTTTTACAAATTAAAAAAGAATATACTTGGTTTGTAGTAAAAAACTTTTCTTTTTTTAAAGAGGCTATTATTTACAGAATAGTGAGAAAGTTAAAAAGCAATAAATAA